Proteins encoded by one window of Bryobacteraceae bacterium:
- a CDS encoding RHS repeat-associated core domain-containing protein: protein MAMVTGTFSPVVSDRTGSIRERGGTRLNYYPFGQERPGATSQTGPTAKFGTYGRETGTSGLDYADQRYYQWSWGRFATPDSYQAASSDVSEPLSYNMYSYAGNDPVNMVDPNGASYCGAQYSFEECFGTGGADGSWDSAA, encoded by the coding sequence ATGGCAATGGTGACGGGAACGTTCAGCCCGGTTGTGTCGGACCGAACCGGCAGTATCCGGGAACGCGGCGGTACGCGCCTGAACTACTATCCGTTCGGCCAAGAGAGGCCCGGCGCGACGAGCCAGACGGGGCCGACTGCGAAGTTCGGCACTTACGGGCGGGAAACCGGGACCAGCGGGCTCGACTACGCCGACCAGCGGTACTACCAGTGGAGTTGGGGTCGGTTCGCGACGCCGGATTCCTACCAGGCGGCGAGTTCGGATGTTTCGGAGCCGCTGAGTTACAACATGTACAGCTACGCGGGGAACGATCCGGTGAACATGGTGGATCCGAACGGGGCGTCGTATTGCGGGGCACAGTATTCGTTTGAAGAGTGCTTTGGGACGGGGGGGGCCGATGGATCATGGGATTCTGCCGCATGA
- the dnaJ gene encoding molecular chaperone DnaJ, with amino-acid sequence MPAKQKHDYYETLGLARAASEDEIRKSYRKLARKYHPDLNPGDKIAEERFKDVQEAYDVLSDAKKRKMYDQFGFYQEGAFPGGGPGGSGAGSPFGQGAPHMDFGGFDFSEMFGGPGGPGAGPAGGAPGGAPGGESFKFGDLFSQFFGKRGGGNQRAPQPGTNLEYALDVDFWRAIKGTQVRLNIQRQETCGACRGSGSSGGGRILCPNCNGSGQIAQQAGAMRFNLSCPRCEGSGHLANACSSCHGDGRVTATEVVDVRLPQGIQSGDRLRVGGKGNAGALGGPPGDLYITVRVEPHPFFKREGDDIHISVPVTVWEAALGTKIEVPTVDGRALLKIPLGTQNGQRFRLREKGVFNARKNTRGDQIVQVEVQAPKAQDERTRELLRELSQLHPGDPREELWSKL; translated from the coding sequence ATGCCGGCCAAACAGAAGCACGACTACTACGAGACACTCGGCCTCGCGCGCGCGGCTTCCGAGGATGAGATCCGGAAGTCCTACCGGAAGCTGGCGCGCAAGTATCACCCCGATTTGAACCCCGGGGACAAAATCGCCGAGGAGCGCTTCAAAGACGTCCAGGAAGCCTACGATGTCCTGAGCGACGCCAAGAAGCGGAAGATGTACGACCAGTTCGGCTTCTATCAGGAGGGCGCGTTTCCCGGCGGCGGCCCGGGCGGATCCGGCGCGGGGAGCCCATTCGGACAGGGCGCCCCGCATATGGATTTCGGCGGGTTCGATTTCTCGGAGATGTTCGGCGGTCCGGGTGGCCCGGGCGCGGGTCCGGCCGGCGGCGCTCCCGGTGGCGCGCCGGGAGGCGAAAGCTTCAAGTTCGGCGACCTGTTCAGCCAGTTCTTCGGCAAGCGCGGCGGAGGCAATCAGCGCGCCCCGCAGCCGGGGACGAATCTCGAATATGCGCTCGACGTCGACTTCTGGCGTGCGATCAAAGGCACGCAGGTGCGGCTCAACATCCAGCGGCAGGAAACTTGCGGCGCGTGCCGCGGGTCCGGCTCGTCGGGCGGCGGGCGGATTCTATGCCCGAACTGCAACGGCAGCGGGCAGATCGCGCAGCAGGCCGGCGCGATGCGGTTCAACTTGAGCTGCCCCCGTTGCGAAGGCAGCGGCCATCTGGCGAACGCGTGTTCGTCCTGCCACGGCGACGGGCGGGTCACGGCCACCGAAGTCGTCGATGTGCGGCTGCCGCAAGGCATTCAGTCGGGCGACCGTCTGCGGGTGGGTGGCAAAGGCAACGCCGGTGCGCTCGGCGGGCCTCCGGGCGATCTCTACATCACGGTCCGGGTTGAGCCGCATCCGTTCTTCAAGCGCGAAGGCGACGACATCCATATCTCCGTGCCGGTGACGGTGTGGGAGGCGGCGCTCGGCACTAAGATCGAAGTGCCCACCGTCGACGGCCGCGCCTTGCTGAAGATCCCGCTCGGAACCCAGAACGGCCAACGCTTCCGGCTGCGCGAAAAAGGCGTGTTCAACGCCCGCAAGAATACGCGCGGCGATCAGATCGTGCAGGTGGAGGTACAGGCCCCAAAAGCGCAGGACGAGCGGACGCGGGAGCTGCTGCGGGAGTTGTCGCAGCTTCACCCTGGCGATCCGCGCGAAGAGTTGTGGAGCAAGCTCTGA
- a CDS encoding RHS repeat-associated core domain-containing protein, whose product MMSVAEMADILSGFEMVSHDMLAARRITTHCYRTRTYQAVRIFEVRPNDYFTDSGSPSYQDYQAALGVGLTYINRYVAQWGAESGFHTLEESGFNGTGGPITVAKVETLYKACACTPMGKLWKVSTPFTGAGATNYTEHLYDALGRTVEVKNPAGEGSTTYVYEGNTVKVTDADGKWKRYESDALGHLIKVSEPNPDANGEFDTDYKYTALDQLREVKQTRGAVTQTRTFTYANGLLSWTENPEQNGRTNYYYYADGTPNYKTDPKGQKTQYFYDSLKRVVRIERSPDGANPDACQTTWLTYDIPKVLFGGNDYVLGRVSEALTGDAVACPSGPQIAEQFTYNQAGNPLRKRLTVTRFNGSQFATGQLDGAYGYDNEGALTAEFVPNVADYQLLYSRDEMKRLTQVQRYRLLNGVWQLTSTLASGAQWDQWGGLTALTYLGKTESRMYNSLGQLTEINATGGAGFRETYSYKTGANNGRIEKSTDYSVNPSGEQVTYLYDSLNRLKSADSAGGWGLTMGYDGFGNRTSQSPLPGKTGPSLTLAANPATNRISDTGIQYDDNGNLTQNGTAVLTYDVENRVKSRVGEGLTFHYGADNRRVFDGVAWVFWTPDGRMVGRYTETVNFNTGTITFTGLETKVYFGGRLIGEGGGLAMVTGTFSPVVSDRTGSIRERGGTRLNYYPFGQERPGATSQTGPTAKFGTYGRETGTSGLDYADQRYYQWSWGRFATPDSYQAASSDVSEPLSYNMYSYAGNDPVNMVDPNGASYCGAQYSFEECFGTGGPMDHGFLPHEEPWKCWEMVKAMRPGDGFGHILWTSTCTQFMQPGMPLMLAALAQNAAVDCQISVRYSGTPSNGQNFVGLTPYTPSSNRLGAYDTLSRQVGPRYRGWFFAVQIQATLLGDTDPTHWTIAQTTATTGTALIEQLGSGTASGPYNERSHDDTPDPAAVFRGRGTISWLDAPGFGRFQPNGGILVDASLTQQFTSTLTHSSGKQCSVNWSLRLSVRAGRGGMSR is encoded by the coding sequence ATGATGTCTGTAGCCGAAATGGCCGACATCCTATCCGGGTTTGAAATGGTCAGTCACGATATGTTGGCCGCGCGGCGAATAACGACCCACTGTTACCGCACAAGAACCTACCAGGCCGTCAGAATTTTCGAGGTCCGCCCGAATGACTACTTCACGGATAGTGGCAGTCCCTCCTATCAGGACTATCAGGCGGCTTTGGGCGTGGGCCTTACCTACATTAACCGTTACGTGGCGCAGTGGGGGGCGGAATCAGGGTTTCACACCCTCGAGGAGAGTGGATTCAACGGCACGGGTGGGCCCATCACGGTTGCGAAAGTGGAAACGCTCTACAAGGCATGTGCCTGTACCCCGATGGGAAAGCTGTGGAAAGTGTCGACGCCCTTTACGGGGGCAGGCGCTACCAACTACACAGAACATCTGTACGACGCCTTAGGAAGGACGGTCGAGGTGAAGAACCCAGCGGGCGAAGGGAGTACAACTTACGTGTATGAGGGTAACACAGTGAAGGTAACGGACGCCGATGGCAAATGGAAGCGCTACGAGTCCGATGCCCTCGGCCATCTCATCAAGGTGAGCGAACCCAATCCGGATGCGAACGGCGAGTTTGACACTGACTATAAGTACACTGCTCTCGATCAGCTGCGCGAAGTGAAGCAAACACGTGGAGCCGTCACACAGACTCGTACATTTACGTACGCTAACGGGCTGCTTTCATGGACGGAGAACCCCGAGCAGAACGGACGGACGAACTATTACTATTACGCCGACGGGACGCCGAACTACAAGACCGATCCGAAAGGCCAGAAGACACAATACTTCTACGATAGTCTCAAGCGCGTGGTCCGGATCGAACGCTCGCCGGATGGAGCCAACCCGGATGCCTGCCAAACGACGTGGCTCACTTACGATATCCCAAAAGTACTTTTTGGCGGCAACGATTACGTACTTGGGCGCGTCTCCGAAGCGCTTACGGGCGATGCCGTGGCCTGTCCGAGTGGCCCGCAGATCGCCGAGCAATTCACGTACAATCAGGCGGGAAACCCGCTCCGGAAGCGCCTCACGGTCACGAGATTCAACGGAAGCCAGTTCGCGACCGGTCAACTGGACGGAGCTTATGGGTACGACAACGAGGGCGCTCTCACCGCAGAGTTCGTACCTAATGTCGCGGACTATCAGCTATTGTATTCGCGAGATGAAATGAAGCGCCTGACTCAAGTGCAGCGGTATCGACTGCTGAATGGAGTTTGGCAACTCACTTCTACGTTGGCATCAGGCGCACAATGGGACCAGTGGGGAGGCTTGACTGCCCTGACTTATCTAGGCAAGACCGAGAGCCGGATGTACAATTCACTCGGCCAGTTGACTGAAATCAACGCGACGGGTGGAGCCGGCTTCAGGGAAACATACTCCTACAAGACTGGCGCCAACAACGGCCGCATCGAGAAGAGTACAGATTACAGCGTAAATCCGAGTGGGGAGCAGGTAACCTATCTCTATGATTCGCTGAACAGGCTGAAGAGCGCCGATAGCGCGGGCGGTTGGGGCCTTACCATGGGCTACGACGGATTCGGGAATCGAACATCACAGTCACCGCTGCCTGGCAAGACGGGACCTTCATTGACGCTGGCGGCGAATCCGGCGACTAATCGGATCAGCGACACGGGAATCCAGTACGACGACAACGGAAATCTTACGCAGAACGGAACGGCCGTCCTGACCTATGACGTAGAGAACCGGGTGAAGAGCCGCGTCGGCGAGGGCCTGACGTTTCACTACGGTGCCGACAACCGCCGGGTCTTCGACGGCGTGGCGTGGGTATTCTGGACTCCGGATGGACGAATGGTGGGGCGGTACACTGAGACAGTGAACTTCAATACCGGGACGATCACGTTCACTGGCCTCGAAACGAAAGTCTATTTTGGGGGCCGTCTGATCGGCGAGGGCGGCGGATTGGCAATGGTGACGGGAACGTTCAGCCCGGTTGTGTCGGACCGAACCGGCAGTATCCGGGAACGCGGCGGTACGCGCCTGAACTACTATCCGTTCGGCCAAGAGAGGCCCGGCGCGACGAGTCAGACGGGGCCGACTGCGAAGTTCGGCACTTACGGGCGGGAAACCGGGACCAGCGGGCTCGACTACGCCGACCAGCGGTACTACCAGTGGAGTTGGGGTCGGTTCGCGACGCCGGATTCCTACCAGGCGGCGAGTTCGGATGTTTCAGAGCCGCTGAGTTACAACATGTACAGCTACGCGGGGAACGATCCGGTGAACATGGTGGATCCGAACGGGGCGTCGTATTGCGGGGCACAGTATTCGTTTGAAGAGTGCTTTGGGACGGGGGGGCCGATGGATCATGGGTTCCTGCCGCATGAGGAGCCGTGGAAGTGCTGGGAGATGGTGAAGGCGATGAGGCCGGGGGATGGGTTTGGGCACATCTTGTGGACATCGACATGCACTCAGTTCATGCAGCCGGGGATGCCGCTTATGTTGGCGGCGTTGGCGCAGAACGCAGCCGTTGACTGCCAGATATCCGTCCGATACTCTGGTACGCCTAGCAATGGACAGAACTTCGTGGGCCTGACGCCCTACACGCCATCAAGCAACCGACTAGGCGCATACGATACCCTCAGCCGACAAGTCGGTCCGAGATATCGAGGTTGGTTCTTTGCAGTTCAGATTCAGGCTACTTTGCTGGGAGACACTGACCCCACCCACTGGACGATAGCACAGACCACCGCCACTACCGGCACCGCACTGATCGAGCAGTTGGGGTCTGGTACGGCTTCGGGTCCCTATAACGAGCGCTCTCATGACGATACTCCCGATCCTGCTGCGGTTTTTCGCGGACGGGGCACGATCAGTTGGCTGGACGCCCCGGGATTCGGGCGGTTCCAGCCAAACGGGGGAATTCTTGTGGATGCATCTCTGACACAGCAATTCACGTCCACCCTGACACACAGCAGCGGAAAACAGTGCTCGGTGAATTGGTCTCTTCGCCTATCTGTGAGGGCAGGGCGGGGCGGGATGAGCCGGTAG
- the modA gene encoding molybdate ABC transporter substrate-binding protein yields the protein MSSFLIYLVLGYSASLAQQPLLIAAASDLAPAEARLAAEASKHLGVPVRFVLGSSGQLASQIRNGAPYDVYLSANRAFVEDLARTGHLAPDSVRTYATGRLAIYSRGGKIHDVAALAERSIRHVAIANPAHAPYGVAAKQFLERAGLWERLAGRIVYGENVRQTFQFAETGNADAAMVAWTLVKDKGGVLVTESGHDPIAQGAGVVARSGQSETGRRFIEWLLGSEGQGVIQEAGLFPPNTTPVAAPKVSKRRRRD from the coding sequence TTGTCAAGTTTTTTGATTTACCTCGTTCTGGGGTATTCTGCCTCGCTCGCTCAGCAACCGCTCCTGATCGCCGCTGCCTCCGATCTGGCTCCTGCCGAGGCTCGGCTTGCGGCGGAAGCGTCGAAGCACCTCGGCGTGCCGGTCCGTTTCGTTCTTGGTTCTTCGGGACAGCTCGCGAGCCAGATCCGCAACGGGGCTCCTTACGACGTCTATCTTTCCGCCAACCGCGCCTTCGTGGAGGATCTCGCCCGTACGGGTCATCTCGCTCCGGACTCGGTTCGCACGTACGCCACCGGGCGGCTGGCCATCTATTCGCGCGGCGGCAAGATCCACGATGTGGCTGCTCTGGCGGAACGATCGATCCGGCACGTGGCGATCGCGAATCCGGCGCATGCTCCTTATGGCGTGGCGGCGAAGCAGTTCCTGGAGCGCGCGGGCCTTTGGGAGCGGCTGGCAGGACGGATCGTCTATGGGGAGAACGTCCGGCAGACGTTTCAGTTCGCCGAGACAGGGAACGCCGACGCGGCGATGGTGGCGTGGACGCTGGTCAAGGACAAGGGCGGCGTGCTGGTGACCGAGTCCGGCCATGACCCGATCGCGCAGGGGGCGGGTGTGGTCGCGCGGTCCGGCCAGTCCGAGACGGGCCGCCGGTTCATTGAGTGGCTGCTCGGGAGCGAAGGTCAGGGAGTGATCCAGGAAGCCGGGTTGTTTCCTCCGAACACGACGCCGGTAGCGGCGCCGAAGGTTTCGAAGAGGCGCCGCCGTGACTGA
- a CDS encoding DUF1810 domain-containing protein, which yields MTDAGVERFVEAQDRVWETVRFELRAGRKQSHWMWFVFPQIAGLGHSATARYYAIANLDEARAYLRHPVLGPRLAECTRLVNAVEGTTIEAIFGYPDYLKFHSSMTLFAAADPANEFFPTALAKYFEGRRDEATLSRL from the coding sequence GTGACTGACGCCGGCGTCGAGCGATTCGTCGAGGCCCAGGACCGGGTTTGGGAGACCGTGCGCTTCGAGCTTCGCGCAGGCAGGAAGCAGTCCCACTGGATGTGGTTCGTGTTCCCGCAGATCGCCGGTCTCGGCCACAGCGCTACCGCGCGCTACTACGCGATCGCCAACCTCGACGAGGCCCGCGCGTACCTGCGCCATCCGGTGCTCGGCCCGCGGTTGGCCGAGTGCACGCGCTTGGTGAACGCTGTCGAGGGCACGACGATCGAGGCGATCTTCGGCTACCCGGACTACTTGAAATTCCACTCGTCGATGACGTTGTTCGCCGCGGCGGATCCGGCCAACGAATTCTTCCCGACAGCGTTGGCGAAGTATTTTGAAGGCCGGCGGGATGAGGCGACGCTGTCAAGGCTGTAG
- the dnaK gene encoding molecular chaperone DnaK, which produces MSKIIGIDLGTTNSVVAVMEGGQPVVIPNQEGGRTTPSVVGFAKGGERLVGQVAKRQAVTNPENTIYSIKRFMGRRHDEVSQETRLVPYKVVSGENGDARVEAQGKKLSPPEISAMVLGKLKEAAEAYLGEKVTKAVITVPAYFNDAQRQATKDAGKISGLEVMRIINEPTAAALAYGLDKKKDQTIAVYDFGGGTFDISILEVGDGVVEVKATNGDTHLGGDNIDQRLIEWIIEEFRKEQGIDLSKDQMALQRLKEAAEKAKIELSTLLETEINLPFITADASGPKHLVMKITRAKFEQMIDDILQRTLGPCKQALQDAAMTPANIDEVVMVGGSTRIPKVSQLVRELFGKDPNKSVNPDEVVAVGAAVQGGVLGGEVKDVLLLDVTPLSLGIETLGGVFTKLIDRNTTIPTRKSETFSTAADSQTSVQIKVYQGERAMAKDNRLLGVFELVGIPPAPRGVPQIEVTFDIDANGILNVSAKDRATNNEQKITITSSSGLSKEEVDKIARDAESHAAEDRNRKEEIDLRNQADSMTYSVEKMLREHRDKISESDAAEVEEALKEMKSSMEAGGKDKIQAAMDKLTQSSHKLAEAMYKSAGPAPGASPDGAGQAPPPGGGAEQKKDDTVVDAEFVDVEDKK; this is translated from the coding sequence ATGAGCAAGATCATCGGCATCGATCTCGGCACCACGAACTCGGTTGTGGCCGTTATGGAAGGCGGCCAGCCCGTCGTCATCCCGAATCAGGAAGGCGGCCGAACGACCCCGTCGGTGGTCGGGTTCGCCAAGGGTGGCGAACGGCTGGTTGGCCAGGTGGCCAAGCGCCAGGCGGTCACCAACCCCGAGAATACCATCTATTCCATTAAGCGCTTCATGGGCCGCCGCCACGACGAAGTCAGCCAGGAAACCAGACTCGTCCCCTACAAAGTAGTTTCGGGCGAGAACGGCGACGCCCGCGTGGAAGCGCAAGGCAAGAAGCTCTCTCCCCCGGAGATTTCGGCGATGGTTCTCGGCAAGCTGAAAGAAGCCGCCGAAGCCTACCTGGGCGAAAAGGTTACCAAGGCCGTTATCACCGTTCCTGCGTACTTCAATGACGCCCAGCGCCAGGCCACCAAGGACGCCGGCAAGATCTCCGGGCTCGAGGTGATGCGCATCATCAATGAGCCGACGGCGGCCGCGCTCGCCTACGGGCTCGATAAGAAGAAGGACCAGACCATCGCCGTCTACGACTTCGGCGGGGGTACGTTCGACATCTCGATTCTCGAAGTCGGCGACGGCGTCGTCGAAGTGAAGGCCACCAACGGCGACACTCACCTCGGCGGCGACAACATTGACCAGCGGCTCATCGAGTGGATCATCGAAGAGTTCCGTAAGGAGCAGGGCATCGATCTTTCGAAGGATCAGATGGCGCTCCAGCGGCTGAAGGAAGCCGCCGAGAAGGCGAAGATCGAGCTTTCGACTCTGCTCGAAACCGAGATCAACCTGCCATTCATCACCGCCGACGCAAGCGGTCCCAAGCACCTGGTGATGAAGATCACTCGGGCCAAATTCGAGCAGATGATCGACGATATCCTGCAGCGGACGCTCGGCCCGTGCAAGCAGGCTCTGCAGGACGCGGCCATGACCCCGGCCAATATCGACGAAGTGGTGATGGTGGGCGGCTCAACGCGCATTCCGAAGGTGTCGCAGCTTGTCCGCGAGCTGTTCGGGAAAGATCCGAACAAAAGCGTGAACCCGGACGAAGTAGTCGCGGTGGGCGCGGCCGTGCAGGGCGGCGTGCTCGGCGGCGAAGTGAAGGACGTGCTGCTGCTCGACGTGACGCCGCTGTCGCTCGGTATCGAGACGCTCGGCGGTGTGTTCACCAAGCTGATCGACCGCAACACCACGATCCCGACGCGCAAGAGCGAGACCTTCTCGACGGCCGCTGACAGCCAGACCTCGGTGCAGATCAAGGTCTACCAGGGCGAGCGCGCGATGGCGAAAGATAACCGCCTGCTCGGCGTGTTCGAGCTCGTCGGAATCCCGCCGGCCCCGCGCGGCGTGCCGCAGATCGAGGTCACTTTCGATATCGACGCCAACGGCATCCTGAACGTGTCGGCGAAGGATCGCGCGACCAACAACGAACAGAAGATCACGATCACCTCGTCCTCGGGGCTCTCGAAGGAAGAAGTGGATAAGATCGCGCGCGACGCCGAGTCGCATGCGGCCGAGGATCGCAACCGCAAGGAAGAGATCGACCTGCGCAACCAGGCCGATTCGATGACTTACTCGGTCGAAAAGATGCTCCGCGAGCATCGCGACAAGATCAGCGAGTCCGACGCGGCGGAGGTGGAAGAGGCGCTCAAGGAAATGAAGAGCTCCATGGAAGCCGGCGGCAAGGACAAGATCCAGGCGGCGATGGACAAGCTCACCCAAAGCTCGCACAAGCTGGCCGAGGCCATGTACAAGTCGGCCGGCCCGGCGCCGGGGGCCTCACCCGACGGCGCGGGTCAGGCTCCGCCTCCGGGCGGCGGCGCCGAGCAGAAGAAGGACGACACCGTCGTCGACGCTGAGTTTGTCGACGTCGAAGACAAAAAGTAA
- a CDS encoding helix-turn-helix transcriptional regulator, which yields MARKKNKAAYMISAVAEMYEIHPQTLRLYEREGLLRPSRSEGNTRLYTDDDVERLEVILKLTRDLGVNLAGVEIILNMRQKMEAMQRQMEEFVATLNRELAARAWPSEPEEQTSLIPVARPMPPAPARPTAKATKAAKRGR from the coding sequence ATGGCTCGGAAGAAGAACAAGGCCGCGTACATGATTTCGGCGGTTGCCGAGATGTACGAAATTCATCCGCAGACGCTGCGGCTGTACGAGCGCGAAGGGCTGCTGCGGCCATCGCGCAGCGAAGGGAACACGCGGCTCTACACCGACGACGACGTCGAGCGCCTCGAGGTGATCCTGAAGCTCACCCGCGACCTCGGAGTGAATCTGGCCGGGGTGGAAATCATCCTCAACATGCGCCAGAAGATGGAGGCGATGCAGCGGCAGATGGAGGAGTTCGTGGCGACGCTGAATCGCGAACTCGCCGCGCGGGCCTGGCCGTCTGAGCCCGAGGAGCAGACGTCGCTGATCCCGGTGGCGCGGCCGATGCCCCCAGCCCCGGCGCGTCCAACCGCGAAGGCAACGAAGGCCGCCAAGCGCGGTAGGTAG
- a CDS encoding OsmC family protein yields MGTFGGALEARQIPAGEGLLHGEATGEVEKEDGVLIIRRIHVRLVLKAPPEAMDTVERVHGFFADKCPVYRSLKDAIAITTSLVHKAG; encoded by the coding sequence GTGGGAACCTTCGGAGGCGCGCTGGAGGCGCGTCAAATCCCGGCCGGCGAAGGATTGCTGCACGGCGAGGCGACGGGCGAGGTGGAGAAGGAGGACGGGGTGTTGATCATCCGGCGGATTCATGTCCGGCTGGTCTTGAAGGCTCCCCCGGAAGCGATGGATACGGTCGAGCGGGTGCATGGATTCTTCGCCGACAAATGCCCGGTATACCGAAGCCTGAAGGACGCGATCGCCATCACGACGAGTCTTGTGCACAAAGCCGGGTGA